GAAGCATTTTCAGCTAATTTCACCAAAACTTTGAGGCACTGGCTCAGGACACTGGCTTGAAAATGACCTGATGCTGTAGAAGAGAAAGCCACCAGTTGAAGAAGCATCTTCAATAGTGGATGCTGTTTTTTGTCATGAGCATCCTCCCTGGAGGCCGAGACTGTATCTGCACAAGTCTGAACTGGGTTTCCTTCCCTGGCAGCTGCATCTGTCCCCAAGCCTGACAATAACAGGCAGACGACTGCTCCGCTGTGGCACACCAGGTGTTGAAGGACACTAAGTGAAGTCACAGAGAAGCTTTCCAGGTGATAAATTGAGTCCTCCAGGCTGGTCTCTACCCCAGAGCTCACACAGGAAGTATGTGTTGGAGAGTCCCCAGGCGCCACACTCTTCTTAGCTGAGGCTAAATCTTGCAGAGCCTGGCAGTGTAAGCCAATGAAAAACTGTACAAGTGGTAGGAGGTGCACAGCTCCAGGGAGCTGGCAGAGAGGGAAGACTCTCCTGCTTCCCTTTGCTAGGTCTCCGTCATGTGAGCTCTCACTCCTGGCAACCAGATTTAATCCAGTGAATGCCAAGTTCTGTGCTTCTCTCAGGGCAGAGGGGGAAAATGACCCATCACGAGAAATGATGGTCCTGAGGCCTGAAATCCCAGCCAAGGtgctggaaataaaagaaaatacattaggTCAAGGACCCAAAATCACCAGTCTGCCAAGTTCTCTAGTCTCCCGAAACATGTCATTAATCTCCCATGTTGGCCAGAACTAAAAAGGCATATACTCTGTGGAGACTCTTTCCCAAACAAGGTTTCCAGGAGTGTCATGCTTACCTACTGAGCCCTGGTGGCTGCAAGAGGGTGCCGATAGGAACCTCAGAACAACTGCTTAGGAGGTGACAAAGACCTAGAGATGACCCTGGGACCAAAGGTTGCTTCAGAAGCAGATTTATCAAAATAGAACCTGCAAAAGACAAGGTGACTCCAGAATGTTCTGACATGGGAGAGTTCCTTCCTCCCTGTTTTCTTCccatttggtttttcgagacagagattctctgtatagccctggttgtcctagaacttgctctgtagaccaagctggcctcaactcagattgctggcctctgccttccaagtgctgggattaaaggtgtgggccattaCTGCCCtgctcttcctttgtttttttggttttttttttagaaacagagTCTTACACTGTTGCCTTTTCTGCcgtgaactcatgatcttcctgcctcagcctctaaggtgctgggattacaatccTGTACTGTCGAGCCTGACTACTGGAGATCTCTTCTACAGCCTTAGGAGAAAAGAGGCGAGGGACCTTTAGAGAACCATCCTTAAGCTACTAAACTCTGTTATGATGCTTGTAGGTGCAGAAGGCTCTGGATTCTGTTCTtagccttttttccttttttttttttttttaaatgtttcttcccTTTACATAActctacccccccccaacacacacacacacacacatacatacaccacaccctttctttttttttttttgtttttttttcgagacagggtttctctgtggctttggaggctgtcctggaactagctcttgtagaccaggctggtctcgaactcacagagatccacctgcctctgtctcccgagtgctgggattaaaggcctgtgccaccaatgcccagctagtcatcatacatacatacatacatacatacatacatacatacatatattatttattatgcagttctgcctacatgccagaagatggcaccatgTCTCATtagaggtgattgtgagccaccatgtgtttgctgggaattgaactcagaacctctggaaccagccagtgctcttaacctctgagccatctctccagcccgtcattatatattttttaagatttattttttttaagtatacagatgctttgtctgcatgtatgcttgcagacTAGGACAGGGTATCATATTGTGAGTCGACATCtgagcactgggaattgaacccaggacctctggaagagcagccagtgcccttaatcactgagccacctctccagccctgcctttcttttccttttcttccttccttcctccctccctcccttttccttctccccttccttccttctatttttttaaagatttatttatatgtgagtgctctatttgcatgtatgcccttatgccagaaaagggcatcagatcccactagggGTGgtggtgagctaccatgtggttgctgggaattgaactcaggatctttgcgagagcagccagtgctcttaaccattgagctatctctccagcccttcttttttttttaaattaatgtctccctccctccctccctccctccctccctccctccctccctcccttcatctcaCTGTAGCTTTGgcttgcctggaattcactagGTAGACCAAACTGGCCCCTGCCTTTACCTCCAGAGCATTAGGAtcaaagacatgtaccaccacatctaactaaaatgaattatatttattttatggcaTGGGGGAATGTGTGCCACAGCgtacacgtggaggtcagaagaaaacctTTGGGAATTGGTCTCTCCTTTCATCACATGGGTCCCAGGATTGCactcaggttgccaggcctgatggcagacacctttaaGCCATCACACCAGAccatgttgttgtttttcttcttctctgtttttctttctgtgtttgtttgtttttcaagacaggatttcactgtgtagacctggctgtcctggaactcgctttgtaaaccaggctggcctcaaactcagagatctgcctgcctgtgcctcctgagtgctaggattaaaggtgtgtgccaccactgtccagcttttttcttttttttcttcccaagacagggtttctctgtgtagccctggctgtcctggaacttgctctgtaactaggctggccttgaactctcagagattcacctgcctctgcctcccaagttctgggagtaaatgcatgcaccaccacccagctttgtttttctttgtaagttgcAGATTCCTATGTGTCTGAACTCTAAAGGACTGCCTAGGATGAAGTTTTCAGACAGTTCCCCTGGGCAATTCTGGGcatcacagaagaaaatggaagctACGAAGGCTTCTACAGAAAAGCAGGTATTCTGGTACCTTGAGTGTTTGATCTCTGCATCCAGCTGTCAGCAAGAATTTTCTGTTGAACATCTTGCTTCATGGGGTTATCTCTCAGACTGTGGGTTTTATTatctggaactagaaaaaatatgaATCAAAAGCTGAACATAAGCCGGGcgtttggtggcacacgcctttaaccccagcacttgggaggcagaggtaggcggatcactgtgagttcgaggccagcctggtctccagagcgagtgccaggataggctccaaagctacacagagaaaccctgtcttgaaaaaccaaaaaaaaaaaaaaaaaaaaaaaaaagctgaacataAAAGAGCAGGTGTTCCAGAAACTCCTACACATAATATTTAAAAGCCTAGATAATCTCTTCTTCAAATTCAGTCAAAACAAGAGCCAAAGTACCTCCTGATCcctaaaaagaaaatctgtttgcCTCACTGATACAGTGAAAATAGCAATCACTAACTTTACACAAAGGAGCCCATTAGTTTCATAGAGCAACCCTATGATTAGAGGTCACAATTAGTTGTTTTACATATAAAGAACTGAAGCACATCAGCTAGTAAGTAGTGTGGCTGGGACTTACATCCAGGCTGTGTGCTCTGCCTGCCTGTAATAGGCAGAGCTCTGCTACAGTGTGGTGCCCTGCTAGCTGAGACACCAAAGATGTGGCTGCAGTTTCTCAGAGCAGCAGCAGTGATTTAAGGGCTGACGGTGGGAAGAGGGGCAATGTATCTAATTATATAATAAGGTAACACAGCAGAGTCTCAGAGTCACCTAAAGACGCTCCagatttaggaggcagaggcaggtgcatatTTGTAAGCtcaagccagcatggtctactgaACAAGTTCCAAaatagtcaggactacacagagagacactgtctggaaaaacaaaacaaaacaaaacaacaattgCTCTCTGACCTCAATACAGTCTCCATGTGTCAAACTGCTAATGCacagaaattttgaaaaagaaagtaaatattaaTGGGTAGGCCACTATTAGGAGCAGTCCATTACACAAAAATCAGTTACTAATAGCTTGACTTACCCTCTGGTTCCACCAGAAGTTTGAATCCTGCCTCAGTCTGGCAGGGATGGGAGAGCGGCATATTAGCACTAAAAGACTCCTTTGTAGGGAAAGATGATTTTCTGACATGTGGAGAGCATGCTTCTGATTTTATAGCCACAGAAGAGCCTTTCCTAGGACTGGAAAGAGTTAACAATGAGAACAAAGTCATGGTTCTGTTAAAACCACTTAAAATACCTGGTTAGAAATTTTCTAACATAAACTTTTCATGTCTAGACATTTTGAGCAGAGGTTTTATCTATTATGGATATGTTAGTCTATGTTGAAGGTggcatttattttcatattctcttaGGCATCCAAAAATACTAGCTGTTAGTCTTTACTCCAATTCCAcacataagcaaaaaaaaaaaaaagtttttaaaagaacaacCCAATTTTTAGTAATCAGTGCCTGGATCCAAAAATTTCCAAAAGAAATTTTTATCTGGGGCAGGAGATAGCTCAGCATTAATAGTGAATACCACTCTTGAGAGGACCTAGGTTCTGCTACTGGTACCCATGTCTGGCAATTCataatgcctgtaactccagctctagggaacctagtgtcctcttctggcttctgtaggtacTGGCATTCAAAAATGCATACccatacaaacatatacaaatgtacataattgtttaaaaaatctttaaaacaaagagGGCCTATTAGAAAGTGGATGAAAACTGAGTAGGCCCCTCAGCCTACCCAGCACTGACGGCTGTGCGTGAGACGGAGTCTGAGCTCTCTGATCTATGACTGAAGGGTAAAGAGGTAAGGACAGACCTCCATCACTCCTGTCTCACCTGAAGCACGTAAGGCAAGGTAAGTTCAGTTTCACACTCTGCCCAACATGACCAAAGGCAGGAGAATGTTCCATACCAGAAAGAGTTCAAAATTCAAGGCTGATACTGATACATGACAGACtgctgtgggaggcagagggcaggacaCAGATCATTAATAAGGTGAGCCCATCTGGCAGCAAAGGAGGGGCTGTAAGACAAAGGTCCCAGAtagcaaatgagaaaaaatattttaatcagcCAGAACTGAAATacattcatgtttttcttttgtgttgttgttgttgttgggggtgTTGTTAAACAAATTACAAGCAAATAAAGGCTGGTCTGTTTTCAAACTTTGAAGGCAGgcctaccctgaatgtgggtaacacTACACCATAGACTGGGAAAGTGAGGAAAACAGCTGAGCACTCATCTATTTGCTTCCTAATCTGCTCAGCTCTgagttcctgctgccatgcctttcccaACAGAATGGACTGTACTCCCTGGACGGTAAGCCAAAGCAAACCTTTtttacccttaaaaaaaaaaaaaaaataggtattaTCTTTCTATTACTATTGCCCCATTCAGGCTAAGCACTCCTGGAATGAGAACATTTATACTGAACAGCGCAGACCATTTAGCCTCATCCAGACACCTTTGCATCCTTCAGGAAAGAGGGACTCAGAAAAATGCACTTCATTCAAAACCATTCAGAGAGTTGTCAGGCCTTTTGTAAAACAATGCCAAACTGAACTGTCCGTCCAGCACACTGCTTACCTGGCGTGGGAAGTGGAGGAAGCAGCTAGTTTATTTGTTCGTTCACTGCTCTGAAGTTTTGTCcttaattcattcatttctgcATCTTTAAATTGGAGCTCTGACTGCAATGACTGAAGCTGAAAAAGCCAAAGGAAGACATCTGTGACAGCACTGTATATACTACACACACTCCAAAATGTGTGTACGCTGGTACtcgcctttaaccccaacactcaggaagcagagcaggtATGATTGGTgaacctctgagtttgagaccagcctgatctacacgtTGAGCTCCGAGACAACCAGGGTTATATagtaagagtctgtctcaaaagcaaaacaaaacaaaattcaaattaaaaaggggtgggggtgcaTATCCTTGACATGGCACACAGATGTTCTGAAGGAAAGTGGTGGTAGTGTTGGGAAAAGGTACCAGTCAAAGAagcacactttggccctgcaaccagagccaaagaaatgcaccctgactgACCCTGAAAtaagtgccaaagaaacacactttgtccctagaatcagagccagagaaagaaatatgCCCTGACCCTAAAATTAGAGTCAAAAAGTTAAAtttgccagtgaaagaaacatattttggccctgaaatcagagccaaaTCTGTCCCTGgccagaaaaccaaccaatccctgagcaggagatctagccaatctgagctcagggactgaaatctgaccaatccccaccctggaaagctcCCTGGTAAAAGTCTGCCCCTAAGAAGTCCTACATAAACCCTGTGCCTCTTCCCTTTGCTGCTGTCttcttccaccctggcagaggcagccactctcttgattcttccctcccaataaatctctttttgtttgtttgtttgtttgtttttcgagacagggtttctctgtggttttggaggctgtcctgaaactagctcttgtagaccagcaggctggccttgaactcacagagatccgcctcctgtgcctcctgagtgctgggtataaagacgtgcaccaccaccaccaccaccaccaccaccaccaccaccaccaccaccacctggcccaataaatctcttgaatgaggtttgggagACCACCATGTTACACTCAGCGGACTGGAGCTGAACTGTTAACTTTGATGGGGAAGCCCTCCACTGCTGGGAGCAGAACTGCTATTACCCTGGAGCTGGGAAACACTCTCCTGCTTGAGCAGAGCTATTACACTGAGGAACCCTTTCCCTGGaacagggctgtaagctgctatgctaaCTGCGACCTGTGGTATTCTgtggctcccgagtgccagaataCTTTCCCATTTGTGCCGCAACGCTTACAGCTAGATACTGGATACTaccattttttttgggggggggggtgagacaggatatctagctttggaggctgtcctggaactcaggctggtctggaactcacagagatccacctgtgctgggattaaaggcgtgccctgCCACCGATGCCCAGGAATACTACCATTTTCTTGGCAAACCATAACCTCCCTTTCCTACCTGACTGGGATACAAATGACAGTTATCCTTTGGTTTTAGAACTAGTCTGGAAGCAGGTACCTGGCTTAATACCAGTTAGCTgcttttttaaaactcttaagtTAGAGATGAGGGAACCtccaccttttttgtttgtttgtttgtttgtttgcttatttggccttttgaaacagggtctcaccatacAGCCTAAGTTGGCCCTTGGACTTATAGCAACACTGTCatatcagcctcccaagtactagcaTTGCAAACATGTGTTCACAATGCCTGGATGAGGAAGCCCATGTCTTAACTGTGCTCTGGAGTTTTGAAATGTATATACATGAGCTTGGGGGTCAGAACACACTACTGACAGAGCCGTGGGTCTCTATAACAGGATCAAAACATATCCTGGCAAGGTTAAGTCATTTGAAGCCCTAGACTTGAATATGGTGCTAATACATTTCCTTTTTGGTAAGCCAAGTAACTGAATTTCTTATCCACCAAAGAACCCTAATTCAAGCCTATTCCTAGAAACTCAAAGTTAGTGATTTATTCCTGCCAACAACCACAGCAAAGCAGAGTATCATCTTAGTCCTTTTCCAAACCAAATGCAGACCTTGGAAGGAAGGTGCATGCCATTTAGTAAGAGCAGGAAGTACTTAAGACAAATGATGGCTGAATATTTCCAGGCAACACttgttattgtttctattttgtttcactttttagAGAtactgtctcactatgtagccttaacTGGCCTGGCATTCACTATGTAGATTAAATTGACCTAGagctcatggagatccacctgcctctgcctcctgcaattaaaggtatgcactactaCACCCAGCTTTGGTTATTGCTTCTAATGGAATTTAGCGAATAGGCAAAACTACTGTCCATAGCATGCAAAACAAATGATCTGGGTCACCTTTTTAGAgaactccttttctttttcattgagtGCTTGAGTCTTCTCTTGCTCAAGAAGGAAGTGTGatcttctctgttcttctagaACTGATTCTGTCTGATGCAGTGAGTCACgcaaaattttaatttctccatTCTTAATTAAGACTTCTTCTTCCATTGCTTTCAGCTGTAAATTATGTCCAGTCAGTTGGTATTCAGCAAGAACAGTTTCAGAATACACTTGTCACATATACATAAATTCTTTCAACTTTTTTTGACACTATGGGTCACACACTCCAGAACTAATGCTCCATGTTACATTCCTGGGTTTCTTAGAGGCACTTACAGATGGCCATATGAAAGATGATGATTACTTAACAAAACTAATGAAATAGCAACCAATATAATGATTGTTCCTCAAATGAAAGATACAGGTTATGGGAGCTAAAGAGATGATTTAGCAGCTaaaagtacttactgctcttgcagaggacccaggttcctttctcagtacccacatcaggtggctcacaaccagttgtaactctggttccagaggatccaaaacCCTCTGACCATTAtgggcacctgcatacatgtggtgcatgtAAACTCACATAGacttacatgcatacacagagcaaataaaaaaatcaggcaTTCTTCCCCTAATCTTTCATTTCAGGGGGGTGAATCTAcatgcatgttttaaaaattttatatttttttacacAATGCTTTTTAATACGTAAATGAATGAATTAGCTACAAATGCAAGAAGTTAGAGCTGGAAATATAGCTTAGCAGTCGGTGTCCCTGTTTATAGCACGTGTAAAGGTAAAGTTATATTCTCAGCATTACACcaaataaacaaggaaagaaaccTCACAAGTTACATACCTTTTCTTTAAGTTCTTTGTATTGTGTCTGAAGTACTTCTAATTCAAAACTATCTTTAACTGgagcattttctttgtttttcctcataGGACTATTTGATGACCCATCTAATTGGCAGACCTTATGAGCACCTGCATAAAAAATAGTTCCCATTAagttgagcatggtggcacagaactgtaatcccagtgcttgggaggctgaggtagggggatcccaagttcaaggctagtctagtTATAGAGTGAGAAAATCTTGGGAAAAAAATTCCATAAATACTTCAGGACTCAGTATGTACCCACCTTTGTCATAAAATGCTTGTCTTGAAAGCCAAGTTGAGAAAGACCCAGTAAATAATATTTACCAATACTTTCAATCTCAGAACATGATGTAAACTCATAAAGAATTCTTATGAAATAGCATGTCTGAATACTCTCCCTTTGCACCTAATTTCAAGAATCTCAGCTAATGGCTGAGATATCACTGGTTATAACTACAATGTATCATTAATATTATTTACTGCAATATGCTAGACATAGGATCTGCTAGTCTTTAAAGACACAATGTCGAAAAAAATGGATATATCTCACGGGGGAGGTGGGGTTTCAGGGATGGATTCAGGTAATGCAGGgccaaagaaagaggaggagttgCCTGTACCATTGGGTGGAGAGTAGTGCTCACCACTACCACTTAAAACATCTGGTCAGCAATGAGTGTTTTCTAATGCCAGGTTTCCCAGGCAAtattgctggagagatggaggtCTACATTTCCAGGAATAATCCTATTTTTCAGATGCTTTAGGTGTTAAGAACTGACGAAAAGGGCCCATCAGATCCTCCTGACAGTCCACGAGATTTCACTTTTTAAGATGTAAGCTCTGTGAAGGAAAGTTTTGATATTTCTTGCTCATTGCCCGTGGCTGTTGCCATTCCTAACTTTTGGGTAACTATCGTAGATTACTGGTTGTGTAAGAATCATTTCTTGCCTCTGCCAGACGCTTCCCATGCTCGTGCTGGGCTGCATAAAATCTAAATCCTCTCACATGGGTTGTGACAGTTCTGAAGTGGTCGTAGTTATGTTTCAAGGGAAATAAATAATAGTCTGGCTATCTATATTTAAAGCCTGGGTATGTGAGGCCTTTGGGCATTCTGGATGTTGTAACACCAAATCAAAGGGCCCTGTGAAGCAGAACCGCGCTTCGATCGGGGTCCCTCGCCTTATAAAGAGAAGGGGAAGCGGTGCAAGACACCATTGCCAAAGCCACCGCTTTGAAGCGGTGTGCACCACCCCGGGGGAAAGGCCCCCCTCAGGCACTCACTGGCCAGGCTGTTCCGAGGCGCGACCGGACACTGGCTCAGGGCCTGTGACGCAAGGATGTCGAGTTCCTCTAGGTCGTCCGCGGTGAATTCCGCGTGCGCGCCGAATGG
This genomic stretch from Cricetulus griseus strain 17A/GY chromosome 4, alternate assembly CriGri-PICRH-1.0, whole genome shotgun sequence harbors:
- the Atrip gene encoding ATR-interacting protein isoform X1, with the translated sequence MAGTPAPSSHRKQSGGPAPLPGLSRAFDNPPSKRARSFSETADPDPEDPFGAHAEFTADDLEELDILASQALSQCPVAPRNSLASAHKVCQLDGSSNSPMRKNKENAPVKDSFELEVLQTQYKELKEKLKAMEEEVLIKNGEIKILRDSLHQTESVLEEQRRSHFLLEQEKTQALNEKEKEFSKKLQSLQSELQFKDAEMNELRTKLQSSERTNKLAASSTSHASPRKGSSVAIKSEACSPHVRKSSFPTKESFSANMPLSHPCQTEAGFKLLVEPEVPDNKTHSLRDNPMKQDVQQKILADSWMQRSNTQGSILINLLLKQPLVPGSSLGLCHLLSSCSEVPIGTLLQPPGLSSTLAGISGLRTIISRDGSFSPSALREAQNLAFTGLNLVARSESSHDGDLAKGSRRVFPLCQLPGAVHLLPLVQFFIGLHCQALQDLASAKKSVAPGDSPTHTSCVSSGVETSLEDSIYHLESFSVTSLSVLQHLVCHSGAVVCLLLSGLGTDAAAREGNPVQTCADTVSASREDAHDKKQHPLLKMLLQLVAFSSTASGHFQASVLSQCLKVLVKLAENASSDFLPRFSCVLPMLPQCLSSELPLPCVLLAVELLSLLVDHDSFAQQLCFHSEGCLLLRLYMYITSRPDKVASETQWLQLEQEVVWLLAKLSVQSPSLPGIGSDCQCNVEAVRVLTVMLHRQWLTVRRAGGPRTPQQKQTMRCLRDTVLLLHSLSQKDKFFTVHCVEVLHQYDQVMPGVSMLIRALPDVADCEEAALDDLCAAETDLEDSEMDCS
- the Atrip gene encoding ATR-interacting protein isoform X2, producing the protein MAGTPAPSSHRKQSGGPAPLPGLSRAFDNPPSKRARSFSETADPDPEDPFGAHAEFTADDLEELDILASQALSQCPVAPRNSLASAHKVCQLDGSSNSPMRKNKENAPVKDSFELEVLQTQYKELKEKLKAMEEEVLIKNGEIKILRDSLHQTESVLEEQRRSHFLLEQEKTQALNEKEKEFSKKLQSLQSELQFKDAEMNELRTKLQSSERTNKLAASSTSHASPRKGSSVAIKSEACSPHVRKSSFPTKESFSANMPLSHPCQTEAGFKLLVEPEVPDNKTHSLRDNPMKQDVQQKILADSWMQRSNTQGSILINLLLKQPLVPGSSLGLCHLLSSCSEVPIGTLLQPPGLSSTLAGISGLRTIISRDGSFSPSALREAQNLAFTGLNLVARSESSHDGDLAKGSRRVFPLCQLPGAVHLLPLVQFFIGLHCQALQDLASAKKSVAPGDSPTHTSCVSSGVETSLEDSIYHLESFSVTSLSVLQHLVCHSGAVVCLLLSGLGTDAAAREGNPVQTCADTVSASREDAHDKKQHPLLKMLLQLVAFSSTASGHFQASVLSQCLKVLVKLAENASSDFLPRFSCVLPMLPQCLSSELPLPCVLLAVELLSLLVDHDSFAQQLCFHSGCLLLRLYMYITSRPDKVASETQWLQLEQEVVWLLAKLSVQSPSLPGIGSDCQCNVEAVRVLTVMLHRQWLTVRRAGGPRTPQQKQTMRCLRDTVLLLHSLSQKDKFFTVHCVEVLHQYDQVMPGVSMLIRALPDVADCEEAALDDLCAAETDLEDSEMDCS
- the Atrip gene encoding ATR-interacting protein isoform X4; amino-acid sequence: MAGTPAPSSHRKQSGGPAPLPGLSRAFDNPPSKRARSFSETADPDPEDPFGAHAEFTADDLEELDILASQALSQCPVAPRNSLASAHKVCQLDGSSNSPMRKNKENAPVKDSFELEVLQTQYKELKEKLKAMEEEVLIKNGEIKILRDSLHQTESVLEEQRRSHFLLEQEKTQALNEKEKEFSKKLQSLQSELQFKDAEMNELRTKLQSSERTNKLAASSTSHASPRKGSSVAIKSEACSPHVRKSSFPTKESFSANMPLSHPCQTEAGFKLLVEPEVPDNKTHSLRDNPMKQDVQQKILADSWMQRSNTQGSILINLLLKQPLVPGSSLGLCHLLSSCSEVPIGTLLQPPGLSSTLAGISGLRTIISRDGSFSPSALREAQNLAFTGLNLVARSESSHDGDLAKGSRRVFPLCQLPGAVHLLPLVQFFIGLHCQALQDLASAKKSVAPGDSPTHTSCVSSGVETSLEDSIYHLESFSVTSLSVLQHLVCHSGAVVCLLLSGLGTDAAAREGNPVQTCADTVSASREDAHDKKQHPLLKMLLQLVAFSSTASGHFQASVLSQCLKVLVKLAENASSDFLPRFSCVLPMLPQCLSSELPLPCVLLAVELLSLLVDHDSFAQQLCFHSGCLLLRLYMYITSRPDKVASETQWLQLEQEIQYKCTQDYNGLSRVA
- the Atrip gene encoding ATR-interacting protein isoform X3, with translation MAGTPAPSSHRKQSGGPAPLPGLSRAFDNPPSKRARSFSETADPDPEDPFGAHAEFTADDLEELDILASQALSQCPVAPRNSLASAHKVCQLDGSSNSPMRKNKENAPVKDSFELEVLQTQYKELKEKLKAMEEEVLIKNGEIKILRDSLHQTESVLEEQRRSHFLLEQEKTQALNEKEKEFSKKLQSLQSELQFKDAEMNELRTKLQSSERTNKLAASSTSHASPRKGSSVAIKSEACSPHVRKSSFPTKESFSANMPLSHPCQTEAGFKLLVEPEVPDNKTHSLRDNPMKQDVQQKILADSWMQRSNTQGSILINLLLKQPLVPGSSLGLCHLLSSCSEVPIGTLLQPPGLSSTLAGISGLRTIISRDGSFSPSALREAQNLAFTGLNLVARSESSHDGDLAKGSRRVFPLCQLPGAVHLLPLVQFFIGLHCQALQDLASAKKSVAPGDSPTHTSCVSSGVETSLEDSIYHLESFSVTSLSVLQHLVCHSGAVVCLLLSGLGTDAAAREGNPVQTCADTVSASREDAHDKKQHPLLKMLLQLVAFSSTASGHFQASVLSQCLKVLVKLAENASSDFLPRFSCVLPMLPQCLSSELPLPCVLLAVELLSLLVDHDSFAQQLCFHSEGCLLLRLYMYITSRPDKVASETQWLQLEQEIQYKCTQDYNGLSRVA